One window of Paenibacillus sp. FSL K6-3182 genomic DNA carries:
- the cyoE gene encoding heme o synthase yields MLKDWIALTKPRLLRLNVFAAIGGFMVASKWDINVLLLIWAIIGSTLTIASATVINNYWDRELDLKMERTKDRALPTGRMTPGSVLAYGIILGVVGLAVLFLLVNPLSGWLGLLGWGVYIVVYTMWLKRTSTWSTSVGGISGAMPPVIGYCAVTGEIDAGAWILFALMFLWQPAHFWSLAIRRVEEYRAAGFPLLPVVKGIKRTKFQMIPYIVLLLPTGILFYSYGYVGIFFLVISVAGGLIWLIHTLRGPKAKDTDKWAKTNFLISVNYLMVIFIVMILNTTGS; encoded by the coding sequence GTGCTTAAAGACTGGATTGCATTGACAAAACCGCGGCTACTTCGACTTAATGTATTCGCTGCGATAGGTGGTTTCATGGTTGCTTCCAAATGGGACATTAACGTTCTATTGCTTATATGGGCGATTATCGGCTCAACGTTGACGATAGCGTCAGCAACCGTGATTAATAATTATTGGGATCGGGAACTTGATTTGAAAATGGAACGTACGAAGGATCGCGCGCTTCCTACCGGTCGAATGACGCCAGGCTCTGTTCTGGCTTATGGTATTATTTTGGGGGTTGTTGGACTAGCTGTTCTCTTCCTGCTCGTTAACCCATTATCGGGTTGGCTCGGACTGCTAGGCTGGGGTGTTTATATTGTGGTTTACACGATGTGGCTCAAGCGTACTTCAACTTGGAGTACATCGGTTGGAGGCATCTCTGGCGCGATGCCGCCGGTTATCGGTTATTGCGCGGTAACAGGTGAAATCGATGCGGGTGCTTGGATATTGTTTGCTCTGATGTTTCTGTGGCAGCCTGCTCATTTCTGGTCGCTTGCCATTAGAAGGGTAGAAGAATATCGCGCAGCAGGTTTTCCATTGCTGCCTGTCGTGAAAGGAATCAAACGTACGAAGTTTCAAATGATTCCTTACATCGTATTGCTTTTGCCAACGGGCATATTGTTTTACTCCTACGGTTACGTTGGTATTTTCTTCTTGGTTATATCCGTTGCAGGCGGCTTAATCTGGCTTATCCATACGTTGCGCGGGCCAAAAGCCAAGGATACCGACAAATGGGCGAAAACCAATTTTCTTATCTCGGTCAATTATTTAATGGTTATATTTATCGTTATGATTCTTAATACGACGGGATCATAA
- a CDS encoding cell wall hydrolase, with protein MAVIKTNSEDTKMLARLMRAEAEGEGELGMLMVGNVGVNRVLGNCIDFRNLRSIPDMVYQSPGGFEAITKSYFYQSARDKDIRLAKRVINGERQHPASNALWFFRPAGSCPDTWWDQANSGRYKKHCFFVPTPEDCPAVY; from the coding sequence ATGGCTGTCATCAAAACCAATTCCGAAGATACGAAGATGCTCGCTAGGCTCATGCGAGCGGAAGCAGAGGGCGAGGGCGAGCTCGGCATGCTTATGGTAGGCAACGTTGGCGTAAACCGTGTACTAGGAAATTGTATCGACTTTAGAAATCTTCGGTCCATCCCAGACATGGTCTATCAAAGTCCTGGCGGTTTCGAAGCAATCACCAAAAGCTACTTTTATCAAAGCGCTCGTGATAAAGATATTCGATTAGCAAAGCGGGTCATTAACGGCGAACGTCAGCACCCGGCTTCTAATGCATTATGGTTTTTCCGCCCAGCAGGCAGCTGCCCTGATACGTGGTGGGATCAGGCCAACAGCGGAAGGTATAAGAAACATTGCTTCTTCGTTCCAACGCCAGAGGATTGTCCGGCCGTTTATTAA
- the gerQ gene encoding spore coat protein GerQ has translation MQQPTTLPANFQTQQAQVIPPNVPSGSFITPQGGTIVSMPSVEESYVENILRLNRGKMATFYMTYENNREWNAKIFKGIIEAAGRDHIVISDPTTGMRYLLLTLNLDYVTFDEPIAYEYPFQGGVVSSSTPLGMATLGTANSSR, from the coding sequence ATGCAACAGCCAACTACGCTCCCAGCCAACTTTCAAACCCAACAAGCACAAGTCATTCCTCCAAATGTGCCAAGCGGATCGTTTATTACGCCACAAGGCGGCACCATCGTTTCGATGCCTTCCGTTGAAGAATCCTATGTAGAAAACATTTTGCGTCTGAACCGCGGCAAAATGGCAACTTTTTATATGACTTACGAAAACAATCGTGAGTGGAACGCCAAGATTTTTAAAGGAATCATCGAAGCTGCTGGACGTGATCATATCGTTATTAGCGATCCAACGACTGGTATGCGCTACTTACTTTTGACGCTTAATCTTGATTATGTAACATTCGATGAGCCGATTGCTTATGAATATCCATTCCAAGGCGGAGTAGTAAGCTCTTCCACTCCACTTGGCATGGCTACTCTCGGCACAGCAAATTCTAGCCGTTAA
- a CDS encoding metal-dependent hydrolase produces MDTGTHLIMGIGLGGLAAIDPVVAANPAIHTAVLLGTVIGSQAPDLDGLLRLKGNAIYIRNHRGISHSLPAIAIWTALITGLLQLFYRGSLPWLHIGGWVLLAVCVHVFTDLFNTYGTQAMRPFTDKWISWNIIHIFDPIIFTTHVIAILLWAGGFVNPASIFPLMYLFLAIYFVWRTVTSRSTLQRMKTLDTEYHEGDAYIVIPTISLTIWNVVKQVKNGGFAIGNLRNNNLVWIDYVECSDHPAVAKSKNDPAIRSFLYFTSFACADVREHSWGYEVRWCDVRYRHRKQYPFVGVLLMNKKDETIGSYVGWLSDERLLKRLRMDTF; encoded by the coding sequence ATGGACACAGGCACACATCTTATCATGGGCATCGGTTTAGGGGGACTTGCCGCAATTGATCCCGTGGTAGCAGCAAATCCAGCCATTCACACCGCTGTATTGCTCGGCACAGTTATCGGATCGCAAGCGCCCGATTTAGATGGCCTACTTCGTTTAAAAGGCAATGCGATTTACATTCGCAATCATCGCGGCATTTCTCACTCCTTGCCGGCTATCGCCATTTGGACTGCGCTAATTACCGGCCTCCTCCAATTGTTTTACCGCGGCTCGCTCCCTTGGCTGCATATTGGGGGCTGGGTGCTGCTCGCCGTATGCGTGCATGTATTCACCGATTTATTTAATACTTACGGCACTCAAGCGATGCGGCCCTTCACGGACAAATGGATCTCTTGGAACATTATACACATATTTGATCCCATCATTTTCACAACGCATGTCATAGCTATTTTACTGTGGGCAGGCGGATTCGTAAATCCAGCTTCAATATTCCCGCTTATGTACTTGTTTCTAGCCATTTATTTTGTATGGCGGACAGTTACCTCCAGAAGTACGCTGCAACGGATGAAGACGCTGGACACTGAATATCATGAAGGCGATGCTTATATCGTCATTCCAACGATTTCTCTAACGATATGGAATGTAGTCAAGCAAGTTAAAAATGGCGGATTCGCGATTGGAAATTTACGCAATAACAATTTAGTATGGATTGATTATGTGGAATGCTCTGATCACCCGGCAGTCGCCAAATCCAAAAACGATCCCGCCATTCGATCCTTTTTATATTTCACCAGCTTTGCCTGCGCAGACGTTCGGGAGCATTCATGGGGATATGAGGTCAGATGGTGCGACGTACGATATCGCCATCGCAAGCAATACCCATTCGTTGGCGTTCTGCTTATGAATAAAAAGGATGAGACCATTGGCTCTTATGTCGGCTGGCTTAGCGATGAACGTTTATTGAAAAGATTGCGCATGGATACTTTTTAG
- a CDS encoding alpha/beta-type small acid-soluble spore protein, producing MAGSRNQLVVPQATAALQQMKLEAAQELGVQIPQDGYYGNVSTRDAGSLGGYITKKLVQIAEQQLSGGSR from the coding sequence ATGGCAGGAAGCAGAAATCAACTTGTTGTTCCACAAGCAACTGCAGCATTACAACAAATGAAACTTGAGGCAGCGCAAGAACTGGGCGTACAAATTCCTCAAGATGGCTACTACGGTAATGTTTCAACTCGTGATGCAGGCTCCCTAGGTGGTTATATTACGAAAAAGCTTGTTCAAATTGCTGAACAACAATTGTCAGGCGGCTCCCGTTAA
- a CDS encoding DUF5325 family protein translates to MSKPLSLFFSVLAIVFMSAMAISISYNGWFVLLFGLLSLFTIGAGFITKARLRRKKQG, encoded by the coding sequence ATGTCCAAACCGCTTTCTTTGTTCTTTTCCGTACTAGCTATCGTATTTATGAGCGCTATGGCTATCTCCATCAGCTATAATGGCTGGTTTGTATTATTGTTTGGTTTGTTGAGCCTTTTCACTATAGGAGCCGGCTTTATTACAAAAGCTCGCTTGCGCAGAAAAAAACAAGGCTGA
- the trpS gene encoding tryptophan--tRNA ligase has product MKKVLSGIQPSGQLTLGNYIGAMQNFVKLQHTEECFFMIVDLHAISVPQEPAALREQTEAVAALFIAAGIDPLKANVFVQSHVRAHAELGWLFTTLANMGELERMTQFKDKSAGKDSVGAGLFVYPTLMAADILVYNADLVPVGDDQKQHLELTRDLAHRFNTRFGKYFTIPEPYIPKVGARVMSLDDASKKMSKSNPNVGSFIALLDSPDVIRKKISRATTDSGREVKYDPANKPEISNLMSIYAHCANMSIEDIEARYEGQGYGPFKKDLAEQVVAVIEPLQARYNEIRSSGEIHQILKQGAEKASLVADRTLADVKELMGFLPPRG; this is encoded by the coding sequence ATGAAAAAAGTACTCTCCGGTATTCAGCCAAGCGGTCAGCTTACACTTGGAAACTACATTGGCGCCATGCAAAACTTCGTAAAGCTGCAGCATACAGAAGAATGCTTTTTTATGATCGTTGATTTGCATGCGATTTCGGTTCCACAGGAGCCGGCTGCCTTAAGAGAACAAACGGAAGCGGTAGCCGCATTATTTATTGCTGCAGGCATAGATCCGCTCAAAGCGAATGTATTTGTACAATCGCATGTTCGCGCGCATGCTGAGCTTGGATGGTTGTTTACAACGCTTGCCAACATGGGCGAGCTGGAAAGAATGACGCAGTTCAAAGATAAATCTGCAGGCAAAGATTCTGTTGGGGCGGGGCTGTTCGTCTATCCGACGCTGATGGCTGCCGATATATTGGTTTATAATGCGGATCTTGTACCAGTTGGCGACGATCAGAAGCAGCATTTGGAGCTTACTCGTGATTTGGCGCATCGCTTCAATACAAGGTTTGGCAAATACTTTACGATACCGGAGCCTTATATTCCGAAAGTAGGCGCTAGGGTAATGTCGCTTGATGATGCCAGCAAAAAAATGAGCAAAAGCAATCCAAATGTAGGAAGCTTCATTGCGCTGCTTGATTCTCCAGATGTGATTCGCAAAAAAATTAGCAGAGCGACAACAGATTCAGGCCGCGAAGTGAAATACGATCCAGCAAATAAACCTGAGATTAGCAATCTAATGAGTATTTATGCTCATTGTGCAAATATGAGCATTGAAGATATCGAGGCTCGTTATGAGGGGCAAGGTTATGGACCTTTCAAGAAGGATCTTGCGGAGCAGGTGGTTGCGGTTATAGAACCGCTGCAAGCTAGATATAATGAAATTCGCAGTTCAGGCGAGATTCATCAAATCTTGAAGCAAGGCGCAGAAAAGGCTTCCTTGGTCGCAGATCGTACACTTGCAGACGTGAAAGAGCTTATGGGTTTTCTGCCGCCTCGCGGCTAA
- a CDS encoding permease, which produces MAKFLYRICTPLLGVGCLIMLALIVTNRELPTHLFSIANLQSFKILFISIILEAFPFILLGVIFSAILQVFVSDELIQKFMPKNPVMGVLFGALLGILFPLCECGMIPVVRRLIRKGMPAYIGIVYLLAGPVVNPIVFASTFAAFRTTPEMAYARMILAFVIAVIIGLLLYKFMRSSPLKLAQPFHLIKQGHTHSHNHTHIHEHGTSGTGFRGRAASTLSHASNEFFEMGKYFIFGAMLTAIIQTVIDRSTFEAFADQPLFSYLFMMGFAFILSICSTSDAFIASSFSGMFDFGPLLAFLVFGPMIDLKNTLMLLTTFRIKFVFILIVLTAALTFIGAWIMEALL; this is translated from the coding sequence ATGGCAAAATTTCTATACCGCATCTGTACGCCATTGCTTGGAGTAGGCTGCTTGATCATGCTCGCCCTTATCGTAACCAATCGAGAGCTTCCCACACATCTTTTTAGTATCGCTAATTTGCAATCCTTCAAAATATTATTTATAAGCATTATTTTAGAAGCATTTCCATTTATCCTGCTCGGGGTGATCTTTTCTGCAATTCTGCAAGTCTTCGTTTCGGACGAGCTCATTCAAAAATTCATGCCCAAAAACCCAGTAATGGGAGTTCTCTTTGGGGCGCTGCTAGGCATTTTATTCCCATTATGTGAATGCGGAATGATACCGGTTGTCAGGCGGCTTATTCGCAAAGGCATGCCTGCTTATATCGGAATCGTTTATTTATTGGCAGGCCCCGTCGTTAATCCAATCGTTTTTGCATCAACCTTTGCTGCTTTTCGAACGACGCCAGAAATGGCTTACGCACGAATGATATTAGCCTTTGTCATTGCCGTTATCATCGGCTTGCTCCTTTATAAATTTATGCGCAGCAGTCCGCTCAAATTAGCTCAACCGTTTCATTTAATCAAGCAGGGTCATACACATAGCCACAATCACACCCATATTCATGAGCATGGGACAAGCGGTACTGGATTCCGTGGAAGAGCCGCCTCAACCCTATCACATGCTTCAAACGAGTTTTTTGAAATGGGCAAATATTTTATTTTCGGAGCAATGTTGACCGCCATTATTCAAACGGTTATTGATCGCAGCACCTTTGAGGCATTTGCTGATCAGCCTTTATTTTCATATCTTTTCATGATGGGCTTTGCTTTTATATTATCAATCTGCTCCACTTCAGATGCTTTCATTGCTTCATCGTTCAGCGGCATGTTTGATTTTGGACCGCTGCTTGCTTTTCTTGTATTCGGCCCAATGATCGATCTTAAAAATACATTAATGCTGCTAACGACATTCCGTATTAAATTCGTATTTATTCTCATTGTACTAACCGCGGCGCTAACCTTCATCGGCGCTTGGATAATGGAGGCGCTGCTATGA
- a CDS encoding TIGR03943 family protein produces MIHHLLRAAILTGFALFILYLDQTGEMALYIAPKMEVYVKLSALGLYAAAIYQVYAALQKRIGNQTPSCDCEHEPSPSVFKNIIIYGLFIFPLLLGFLVPTGTLGSDIASKKGISLSGISTAEENGAGIDAFYPFDGYMEAHTAYAKKLYSQPLIRVPDTQFIETLTTFDLFREKLIGKEVEISGFIYHEDEMGKERFAVSRFAMNCCSADAMPYGLMVSWPKAMDYADDEWVTVTGRLTTSTYMNHVVMTLEAQRLERIKVPESPYVYPDLDFGQ; encoded by the coding sequence ATGATTCATCATCTTTTACGTGCCGCCATTCTTACAGGTTTTGCTCTGTTTATTCTCTACTTGGATCAAACGGGTGAAATGGCCCTTTATATCGCTCCAAAAATGGAGGTATACGTAAAGCTGTCAGCGTTAGGCCTCTATGCAGCAGCTATTTATCAAGTCTATGCCGCTTTACAGAAACGTATCGGAAATCAAACGCCAAGCTGTGATTGCGAGCACGAGCCATCTCCATCCGTGTTCAAAAACATCATCATTTATGGGTTGTTTATTTTTCCGCTGCTGCTCGGTTTTCTCGTTCCGACCGGGACGCTTGGGAGCGATATTGCTTCAAAAAAAGGGATCAGCTTATCTGGAATTTCAACAGCTGAAGAGAATGGTGCCGGAATCGATGCCTTTTATCCTTTCGATGGCTATATGGAAGCACATACAGCATACGCGAAGAAGCTGTACAGCCAACCACTTATCCGTGTACCGGATACTCAATTTATTGAGACGTTGACGACATTTGATCTCTTTCGAGAGAAACTTATCGGTAAAGAAGTTGAAATTTCGGGGTTTATTTACCACGAGGACGAGATGGGCAAGGAGCGATTTGCGGTCAGTAGATTTGCAATGAATTGTTGTTCAGCCGACGCTATGCCTTATGGACTTATGGTATCTTGGCCAAAAGCGATGGATTACGCCGACGATGAATGGGTGACGGTGACAGGAAGGTTAACGACATCAACTTATATGAATCATGTTGTCATGACTTTAGAAGCCCAGCGGCTTGAACGAATCAAGGTTCCAGAGTCACCTTATGTGTATCCTGATCTTGATTTCGGACAATAA
- a CDS encoding O-methyltransferase, protein MQTESAALARQVEFVFRQLESELTNATAGTVLIHIRNNAVGKFGVRHHPIECKNGKFESVDKGLTAVQVQAFKQMAIESLKFRKDWSHGEILYDFSVRSSANSWSASILFESNYNMANWNSRYYPKRNDLWDSQ, encoded by the coding sequence ATGCAAACGGAATCTGCAGCTCTCGCTCGTCAAGTTGAATTCGTGTTTCGTCAGCTTGAAAGTGAACTGACAAACGCTACGGCTGGTACAGTATTAATACATATTCGGAACAATGCGGTGGGTAAATTTGGGGTTAGGCACCATCCAATCGAATGCAAAAATGGAAAGTTCGAGAGTGTTGATAAAGGACTGACAGCTGTTCAGGTACAGGCATTTAAACAAATGGCCATTGAATCGCTTAAGTTTAGGAAAGACTGGTCGCATGGCGAAATTTTATATGATTTTTCCGTTCGTTCAAGCGCTAATTCTTGGTCGGCAAGCATACTTTTTGAATCTAATTACAATATGGCCAATTGGAATTCTCGCTATTATCCGAAAAGAAATGATTTATGGGATTCACAATAA
- a CDS encoding methyl-accepting chemotaxis protein — MIQWYYSLSVRNKLLITSYLNLAVFALIMLVILSVSGGSLIAGIIFTIIMAIATLPLVSFIERSINNSFDEIKGTALRISKGDFTQKIDTTSSSALGELGHSFNSMIDKLRDILTETTNIIRHVSDTSHSIFDKNNNIQIAMQQVAASANELATGANEISEDVSEMSESITEIEEKVSDYATSTKEMNTRSEQTLQLVDKGMKALDIQADGMRRNVEATEKVSATIEDLARKARGISAITTTISDLAEQTNLLSLNASIEAARAGEHGRGFAVVAQEVRKLAEESSASTKQVFNLVKSIDEGIKQTISNMKTNEEVVKLQTEHIKESEVVFSEIVQSVQFITDKIYVFSQESDAMLESARKISGAIQNISAITQQSAAGTEQVSASMNEQIASVQAVVEETERMRTMAAQLLRTINVFKMK; from the coding sequence ATGATCCAATGGTACTATTCGCTTTCCGTGCGCAATAAGCTGCTGATTACTTCTTACCTAAATTTAGCAGTGTTTGCCCTCATTATGCTTGTCATATTATCAGTATCAGGCGGCTCGCTTATCGCTGGAATTATTTTCACAATCATTATGGCAATCGCTACGCTTCCACTCGTTTCATTCATCGAGAGATCCATCAATAATTCATTTGATGAAATTAAAGGAACTGCGCTTCGTATTTCCAAAGGTGATTTCACTCAAAAAATCGACACAACGTCTTCATCAGCTTTAGGCGAGCTTGGACATTCGTTTAACAGTATGATTGATAAACTTCGCGACATTCTTACGGAAACGACGAACATCATCCGTCATGTGTCCGATACAAGTCACAGCATTTTTGACAAAAATAATAATATTCAAATCGCGATGCAGCAGGTTGCTGCTTCCGCAAACGAGCTTGCTACTGGCGCAAACGAAATTTCCGAGGACGTATCGGAGATGAGCGAATCCATTACTGAGATCGAAGAGAAAGTTTCCGATTACGCTACCTCAACAAAGGAAATGAACACACGCTCTGAGCAAACGCTTCAGCTCGTAGATAAAGGCATGAAGGCTCTTGATATTCAAGCCGACGGCATGCGCCGCAACGTTGAGGCAACCGAGAAAGTATCAGCTACAATTGAAGATCTAGCCCGCAAAGCAAGAGGCATTAGTGCAATTACGACGACTATTTCCGATTTGGCTGAGCAAACGAACCTGCTTTCATTGAATGCCTCTATCGAGGCCGCAAGAGCAGGCGAGCACGGACGAGGCTTTGCCGTTGTTGCACAGGAAGTCCGCAAGCTTGCTGAGGAATCCAGCGCTTCAACTAAACAAGTATTCAACCTAGTGAAAAGTATTGACGAGGGTATCAAGCAAACGATCAGCAATATGAAAACAAACGAAGAGGTCGTTAAGCTGCAAACCGAGCATATTAAGGAATCCGAAGTCGTATTCTCAGAAATTGTTCAAAGTGTTCAATTTATTACGGATAAAATTTATGTTTTCTCCCAAGAAAGCGACGCTATGCTTGAGAGTGCCCGCAAAATTTCCGGAGCCATCCAAAATATATCCGCGATTACGCAGCAATCGGCTGCTGGCACGGAGCAAGTATCCGCTTCGATGAATGAGCAGATTGCATCTGTACAAGCGGTGGTAGAAGAAACCGAACGCATGCGTACAATGGCGGCTCAGCTGCTCAGAACCATTAATGTTTTCAAAATGAAATAA
- a CDS encoding (2Fe-2S)-binding protein, with the protein MNEALFAMLEDSYDLTVNKRENLLFTCPAIDLLDENKLKQLLAFYTPLVKGMDPSVGEVYMAGWFRGPMLGLLYTLSVLKQAPDLSLNNLTVQIYKAEYNNHEYIAVSFYLHNSEFVAAPLPLEEQEMWIKDKISSLFEHTIRPVFDLIAKVGTLKVGMLWSQLPTSLEYGYDRMLSAEADEQVKLSIVTHFNMVKSLDGEVFGRSKNPLDVKFRMTESLGDKDKQVRLKAACCLYYLVDGGYYCYTCPRVKESVRAEQREEYRCKQQA; encoded by the coding sequence ATGAATGAAGCGTTGTTTGCGATGTTGGAGGACAGCTATGATTTAACGGTAAATAAACGAGAAAATCTTCTGTTTACCTGCCCTGCAATAGATCTGTTGGATGAGAATAAATTGAAGCAATTATTAGCTTTCTATACACCGCTAGTTAAAGGCATGGACCCTTCCGTAGGGGAAGTGTACATGGCAGGTTGGTTTCGCGGGCCTATGCTGGGCTTGCTTTATACGTTGTCTGTTTTGAAACAAGCGCCGGATTTATCACTTAACAATTTAACGGTTCAAATATACAAGGCTGAATATAACAATCATGAATATATTGCTGTCAGCTTTTACTTACATAACTCTGAATTTGTAGCGGCTCCACTACCTTTGGAAGAACAAGAAATGTGGATTAAGGATAAAATCAGCTCTTTGTTTGAGCATACGATACGTCCTGTGTTTGACTTGATTGCGAAGGTAGGAACGTTGAAAGTAGGCATGCTCTGGAGCCAGCTTCCTACCTCGCTTGAATATGGGTATGACAGAATGCTGAGTGCCGAAGCAGATGAACAGGTAAAGCTAAGCATTGTGACTCATTTCAATATGGTCAAATCGCTTGATGGCGAGGTTTTCGGCAGAAGCAAAAATCCGCTTGATGTGAAATTCCGTATGACAGAGTCGTTGGGAGACAAAGATAAGCAAGTTCGGCTGAAAGCAGCTTGCTGCTTGTATTACTTAGTTGATGGCGGCTATTATTGTTATACTTGCCCAAGGGTTAAAGAAAGTGTTCGTGCAGAACAGCGTGAAGAATATCGCTGCAAGCAGCAGGCGTAA
- a CDS encoding fumarylacetoacetate hydrolase family protein, protein MKLLQFKQSDQLRLGVQVDLGIIDIKMASQALDIPAPLSIEEVIRGGKTALAELQAVIEAVVATNNHMYVLEDTNFAYAPVVSNPQKIICVGLNYRKHAEETKAEIPTTPILFNKFANALSAHGDKVELPLTSNEVDYEAELAIIIGKTAKNIEEADALDYVFGYSCANDLSARNLQRRTSQWMLGKSCDGFAPIGPYIVTADEVNDPDKLTISCRVNGVQKQHSNTEDMIFSCRSIISYISKHMTLVPGDIILTGTPEGVVIGYPRDQRVYLKSGDVVTVEIEQLGELTVTMR, encoded by the coding sequence ATGAAATTATTGCAGTTTAAGCAATCCGATCAACTAAGACTCGGCGTGCAGGTTGACTTAGGAATTATTGATATTAAAATGGCCTCTCAAGCTCTGGATATTCCAGCTCCTCTTTCTATAGAAGAAGTTATAAGAGGCGGTAAAACAGCATTAGCGGAACTTCAAGCGGTTATTGAGGCTGTCGTTGCAACTAACAACCACATGTATGTGCTTGAGGACACAAATTTCGCTTACGCACCGGTCGTTTCGAACCCGCAAAAAATAATTTGCGTCGGTTTAAATTACCGCAAGCATGCAGAGGAGACGAAAGCTGAAATTCCGACCACCCCTATTTTGTTTAATAAATTTGCCAATGCCCTGAGTGCACATGGTGATAAGGTGGAGCTGCCGCTTACGAGCAATGAGGTGGATTATGAAGCTGAGCTTGCGATCATTATAGGAAAAACGGCAAAAAACATCGAAGAAGCGGATGCGCTTGATTATGTTTTTGGCTATAGCTGCGCTAACGATTTGTCAGCGAGGAACCTGCAGCGCCGTACATCGCAGTGGATGCTTGGCAAAAGCTGCGACGGATTTGCACCAATTGGTCCTTATATCGTAACGGCAGATGAAGTAAATGATCCGGATAAGCTCACTATTTCTTGCCGCGTAAACGGTGTTCAAAAGCAGCATTCGAATACGGAAGATATGATTTTTTCTTGCCGATCTATAATTAGTTACATTTCTAAGCATATGACACTCGTACCTGGCGATATCATATTAACAGGCACTCCGGAAGGGGTAGTAATCGGATACCCGAGAGATCAAAGGGTCTATTTAAAATCAGGTGATGTGGTAACCGTGGAAATCGAGCAGCTTGGTGAGTTAACTGTCACAATGAGATAA
- a CDS encoding polysaccharide deacetylase family protein → MQMWKTPHKMGKTVAGIALIGCMLLNLSTDSYASAADKQQIAQFKPAKESKKRKTAVVSWDRLHRQFPNTFLLNGPRNKKRVALTFDDVPDPRYTPAILDILAEHDVCATFFIVGNRAAKYPALVKRIHNEGHVIGNHSYDHAIFSKLTLTKYQKQIWRTDTIIKNIVGYSPHFIRPPYGELLPQQVRWSKQAGFAIVNWDVDSIDWKNNPSSALVLQNIKRTLQPGSIILQHAGGGVGQNLSGTVAALPKLIQLLESKGYELVTLPELVGQSKAR, encoded by the coding sequence ATGCAAATGTGGAAAACACCACATAAAATGGGGAAGACTGTGGCGGGCATTGCTTTAATCGGTTGTATGCTGCTTAACCTATCAACCGATTCCTATGCTTCAGCTGCCGATAAGCAGCAAATAGCTCAGTTCAAACCTGCAAAAGAATCAAAAAAACGAAAAACGGCTGTCGTGTCTTGGGATAGGCTTCATAGGCAATTTCCCAATACCTTTCTCCTTAATGGGCCTCGTAATAAGAAAAGAGTTGCGCTAACGTTTGATGATGTGCCCGATCCAAGATATACACCAGCTATTTTGGATATATTAGCGGAGCATGATGTTTGCGCTACTTTTTTTATTGTAGGAAATCGTGCTGCCAAATACCCTGCATTAGTAAAGCGGATACATAACGAAGGGCATGTCATTGGTAATCACTCTTATGACCATGCTATTTTTTCAAAGCTTACTTTAACGAAGTATCAGAAGCAAATTTGGCGAACGGACACCATAATAAAAAATATAGTCGGATATTCTCCTCATTTTATACGACCGCCATACGGAGAACTGCTGCCTCAGCAAGTAAGATGGAGCAAGCAGGCTGGTTTTGCTATCGTCAACTGGGATGTGGATTCCATAGATTGGAAGAACAATCCTAGCAGCGCATTGGTGCTGCAAAATATAAAAAGAACACTTCAACCTGGATCGATTATTTTACAGCACGCAGGCGGAGGAGTCGGCCAAAACTTATCCGGCACGGTTGCTGCACTCCCGAAGCTCATCCAATTGCTGGAAAGCAAAGGGTATGAGCTCGTTACATTGCCTGAGCTCGTCGGACAATCCAAAGCCCGTTAA